In the Actinomycetes bacterium genome, CAGGCCGAGAATAGACTGGGTGTGCAACAGCCCCTCCAAGACGCCAACGGTGCACTGGTAATGGACCGGCGGAGTCTACTGGCAGGGGCTGTTGCACTCAAACCAGGGAAACACTCCCAAAAGCATTCTGAATAATGCTCGAAGACCACCTAAACGTCGAAGCGTTGAAGCCAACCCAGTCTTGGAATGTCACTTCGTTGGCATTCACGCCACGGTTGAATGTCACCCCGGTTAGGTTTGCCGGACCTTCAAACGTTGCCTTGATGAGGCTTACCTCAGCGTGGAACATAGCCTGGGCGAAGAGGCTCTCGCCCTTGAACGTCGCCTCTCGGAAGTTGGCGTCGCCCCGGAATGATGCCTCGAAGAACCGAAGATCGGTGAAGACCGCCTCGCTGAATGAGATGGCCGCGAAGCTGGCTCGGTCGAAGTTGGCCCCACTCTCGAACGCCGCTCTTACGAAGGTGGCCACAGGTCCGAATTTCGCTCCGACGAACTCAGCTCCTTGGTGGAACGTCGCCCCGTCGAAGTTGGCCTCCTTGGACGAATTGCACGTTGCGGAAGTCGGCCCCTTGAGGGAACACCGCCTCGTTGAAGAACACCTCTTGCAGGACTGCCCGGCCGTCACTGCGAGCGCTCCTATCGAGGATTTGCCTTAGCAGTCCGGCGTCGAGTCGTACACCCCGCGCATCGAGGACGCTTGTCGACGCGATCTGATCCAGCTGGGCTTGCAACCCCTGTTCCGAGACATGCGCAAGGCATCTGCCGCCAGGCAATCGAACCCCGTCGCAGCCGATCTCGGCGCACGTCTCCCAGTTGACGTTCACCGGCCAGCAAGCACGCTTCGAGCCTCTCTCTGGACTGCTGTGGGCGGCCTACATCCCGAGCGGCTTCGTGGCGACGCTGCTGATGACGCCGACGGCAACGTCCCGGGCGAACCCGCCGAGGCCCTCCGCGACCGACCGCAGCCGGGACTTCTTCTGCTCGTCGGGCTCCTGATCGGCCGCGTCGATGAGCCCTTGCACGAGCCGGTCCACGATCGTGTCAGCGGAAGGCCATTGCCCGACGGCCCGCCGGGCCTGATCGGTCACGCGGAGAATCCGATGCGGCCCCGGCCTGCCGCCCGCGGCGTACAGCTTCAACTCAAGATGCGTGGGGCTGAGAGCCTGCACGGCTCGAAACACGTCCCACTCCTCCAACCTGGTGCGCTGGGCGATGTCCGCCACGGTCGGTCCAGGCTGCATGGGATGGTCGTCGAAGTAGCGAATGGCCGCTTCCAGGACAGGCAGCTCCCGCGTCTCCCAGGTCGACTCCATCGTCATCGTCACGCCTCCGGCTGCTTCGGTGGCTGGGGCTTCGCCGCGCCGCGGTTGATGTGCTCGCTCAGGGGCTCGTTGACGTCCCGGACGACCTTGCCGGTCGCGTCCGTGATCCGCTCGGTGTAGCGGTTCCTGCGATGGTCGACCACGCGGACGAGCTGCCGCCATTCCCGTAGCACTCGGTAGAGGTCGGACCCGGTGACGAACTCGAGGAACGGCCGGCCCTTCCCCTGCACGCGGGCTTTCCCACGAAGCATCCCCGAGGCTGCATACTGCCTTCCGGCTGGATCCCGACGGTCCGCTTCGTCGAGCCAAATGATCGGCAGGCCGGATCCGTTTCGTTCCTCGGCATCTCGCACTGGCTGCACCAGACCGGACGCGCGGTCTCCTCCGCCATCTCGCACCTCCCGGGAGGCGACGATGCTACTCGGAGGGAGGGACGGCCCGCAGCCAGGTTTCGCGGCCCTGATGCCCAGGGCACCATGGCACCACGCGGGAGGCCGGGCCCGCCACGCGCCGAACTCGGCCTGCCTCCAACGCACCGCGGCCCGCCAGAGCGGGTAGCCTGGCGGGCCTGGGC is a window encoding:
- a CDS encoding pentapeptide repeat-containing protein, producing the protein MTAGQSCKRCSSTRRCSLKGPTSATCNSSKEANFDGATFHQGAEFVGAKFGPVATFVRAAFESGANFDRASFAAISFSEAVFTDLRFFEASFRGDANFREATFKGESLFAQAMFHAEVSLIKATFEGPANLTGVTFNRGVNANEVTFQDWVGFNASTFRWSSSIIQNAFGSVSLV